The following nucleotide sequence is from Wolbachia endosymbiont (group E) of Neria commutata.
TAACAGAATTAACATTGCAACCAATAAAAAGATTTGACATGGATGCAGCGATAATTTTTTCAGATATTTTAATAATAGCTGATGTTTTAGGTTGCGATGTAAACTTTATACGCGGTGTAGGTCCAAAAATAAAACCTATAGAAAGCTCTGAAGAGCTGCAATACTTACAAGAGGAAGAAATTGAAACTAAAACCCTGCCGATTCTAAACGCTATAAAAAAAGTCAGGAGCCAACTGTCAAAAGAAAAGTCTCTTATAGGATTTTCAGGAGGACCATGGACAGTAGCCTCTTACATCATAGAAGGTGGAGGCAGTAAGACTTTTTCTACAATATTAAATTTTAGTCCACCTGATTTAAAGAAAATAATTGAAATCATTACGGAAGCAACGATTATTTATTTGATAAAACAAATAGAATATGGTGCAGACGTAATTCAGATATTTGATAGTAATGCTGGTGCATTGTCAGAACCGTTATTCAGAGATTATATTATAGAACCAACAAAAAAAATTGTTTCAGCAATAAGGGCTAAGTTTCATGATTTTCCGATAATAGGTTTCCCAAGGTCCGCTAGAAAACTTTACAAAGATTACTGCGAACAAACAGATGTGTCTGCAATTAGTATAGATTATGACGTTTCAATAGAGTGGGCAAAAGAAAATCTAAAACTTCCTCTGCAGGGAAATCTTAATCCTAGTCTTTTAGCTTATAATAAAAAAGAAGCACTGGAAGAAGCAAAGCATATATTGGATTGCTTTAGAGATTTACCTTTTATATTTAACCTTGGCCATGGTGTACTTCCTGACACTCCGGTTGAGAATATTGCTGCACTGGTGGATTTAGTAAAGAGCTACTAACAGTTATGATCCAAGTGGCCCTCCTCCTCTTGTCATCACTGCCATTAAGTTAAGAAAAAAGAGCTTACTTCCCTACAAAGTAATAGCAGAGAAAAAATAAGGTTATATAATAGTTTATGTGACCTTTAAATTAATACAATGGATAAAATATAGTGTTGCGTACTAAGTACAGATATAGAATACTCACTGGTCAAATAGCAGTTCGTGCTAGAGAAATTATTAGGGAAGTATGTACTGCAAATTACATAGATATTGTAAGTGGCAACGTTACTCCTGACCATGTGCATATGCTAATCTCTATGTCTCGAAGCATGGCTCTATCCAAATTAGTGCAATATATCAAAGGAAAGAGTAGTCGTAAGCTATTCCAGGAATTTGAGCTATTAAGGAAAAGATATTGGGGCCAGCATCTCTGGGCCAGAGGATATTTTGCTGTTGCAGTTGGCAATGTCAATGCTACGGACGTGCAGAAATATATTAAAGAGCAAGGAACACACCATAAGAGTAATGATTTCAATATTTCAGAGTTTTAAAACTTATAATCTGCTTTACAAGCGTTTACTCAAACCACCAGCTTCAGCTGGTTGTAATTGATATCGATTTTTACAGAATTTCAAGATGATACCTTTATTATCTATTCCAGATTCATCAATATATACCAGATTATCAGGAGCTTACGTTGCTATAACTTTCAAGAATTCTGCTCGTTTTTTTTTGCTTCTTTCTTTGTATCCATAGGTCTTTTTTTCGTGTAAATCCAATATTTTTGAGGGCAGGGTGGATCGTTTGGTGGCTGATATTGCCCCAAAGTTCAGCCATCTCTGATTGAGTTTTACCTCCATGTTTTTTCGCAAATTCAGCAAAGGCATTCCAGTCGGTAATTTTATGATTATAGCCTACACTTCCCGGCTTTTTCGATGCAAAACTCCCGTTTCTTTGCACCTTACTTGCCATTCGTACAAAGTTGTTTCTCCTATCTTAAATCTTTTTGCCACAACTTCTCTGCTTTCGCCTTCATCCAAGGCTTCCATTGCTTTTTTCCTTAAATCATAACTATATGCTGCTGGCATTTAATACTTCTCATATCCTAAATCCTTATCTTACACTATTTGGATTATTGGGAGAAGGGGTATACTGTCCATTTTTTTGTTTACGGATAACCTCTGAGCAAAACTCCATATTTCATTCTATTCTACTGCTATTTTGGATAGGTTTCCATTGACTTTCTGGAACTGTACATCCGAGAGTTTAGTGTTAGCTAAAAATTTTTCTTAGTTCCTTAACGTGGCCAAGTTTTATTATCTCAATATCATGAGAAGAGTAATTGCCATTTTGAGGCATGATCGCTTTTTTAAATCCTAATTTTTGTGCTTCTTTTAATCTCAAGTCAGCATGCGCAACATTTCTAATTTCACCCGAAAGTGCAACTTCGCCACAGATTATCGAAGAAGCTGGAAGTGGTAAATTCACTACACTTGAAATCAGAGAAGCAGCAACGGCAAGGTCAGCTGATGGTTCCTGTATTTTGAGTCCCCCTGCAATGTTTAAGTATACCTCTTTATCATGTAAAAATATTTTGCAACGAGCGTTTAGTACCGCAATAATCATAGCAAGCCTATTAATATCCCAACCCACCACTGCTCTTCTTGGAGTTGCCATATTCGTTCCTGCTATCAGCGCTTGAACTTCCATTAGAATTGGTCTTGATCCCTCAATTCCTGCAAATACTGCACTGCCAACTACTTCTCTATCATGAGTTCCATTTCCCATAAGAAATAAAGATGATGGATTATCAACAGGCGCAAGTCCTGATTTTGACATCTCAAAAACACCAATTTCATTTGCAGGACCAAATCTATTTTTAATAGTACGCAAAATTCGGTATTGATTACTATTTTCACCTTCAAAATATAATACCGTATCCACCATATGCTCTAAAGTTTTTGGTCCAGCTATTTGTCCATCTTTAGTAATATGGCCAACTATTAGTAGTGAAACACCATATTGTTTAGCAAGAACAGTTAACTCATGAGCACAAGTACGCACTTGAGTTACAGTGCCTGGAGCTGATGTGACTCTACTATCATACATGGTTTGTATGGAATCAATTATTAAGAATTTGATGTTTTTGTTTTCCTTTACTGCTGTTATCACATCTGTTGAGGAAACTGTAGATAAAAGCTTTATCTTCGGTTCATTTATTTTTAGACGTTTTGCTCTCAAGCTTACCTGCTCTAAAGACTCTTCGCCAGATACATAAAGACATTCAAAAGAGGAAGACTTTGTAAGGTTTGCCGCAATCCTAAGCAAAAGAGTGGATTTTCCAATTCCAGGCTCACCACCAATTAAAATGCTAGCGCCTTGGACAATACCTCCACCAAAAACTCTATCCAGCTCTTCTATTCCAGTTAAAAAACGTTCAGGAGTGATGATTTCACTATTCGACAACGCCTTCATTAAAATTGGCGCAGATATATTTTTTTTATCAGTTTTTACTACTATTTCTTCAACAACTGTATCCCAACTGTCACATGCAATGCATCTCCCTACCCATCTACCGGTAGTATGTCCGCAGGTTTGACACACGTATATTGTTTTCATCAGAATCAAAATTCTTTATATCGCTAAGTATAGACCTAATTATTTGTGGTGACTAATGTAAAAATAGACTACCCATAAGAGTGGGGTAGCTTTAGCTTGTTAACGCACTTCCAGTGCAATATACAACCTACATTTACTCAAGATGTTATAGTGAATCTAGTATTAATTCCGCACTACTTACAGGATCATCACTTTTTGTAATAGGCCTACCAATTACAATGTAATCTGCTCCAAGTGTAATTGCCTCTTTTGGCGTTGCCGTTCTTTTTTGGTCATCATGATATGGATCGATGCGAATTCCCGGAGTAATAATTTTAAAGTCTTTACCGCATTCTTTCCTAACTTCTTGAGCTTCCAATACAGAACAAACTATCCCATGTAAACCAGCCTCCTTTGCAAGCTTTGCAAACAAAATCACCTGTGATTTTACTTTTCTCTCGATTCCAAGTTCGCTCAAATCTTCATTACTCATACTAGTTAGTACAGTAACCCCAATCAGCTTTATTTTTGTATCTTGCACTGTATTTAGCGCTCTTTTCAGCATTTCTATTCCACCACAGACGTGCAATGTCAGCATTTCAACGCTCAGATCTTTTATCACTTCAACTGTTTTGGCCACAGTGTTTGGAATATCATGTAATTTAAGGTCTAAAAAAATCGGCACATTACATTTTGCAACTTCTTCTACTCCAAGCAGACCATTAGCAGCAAAAAACTCTAACCCCAGCTTTATCATGCTTATCTTATTGCGTAAGATATTAGCTAAAGAAACAGCCTTATTTAGATCTTGTGTATCCAGTGCACATATTATTGGGTTTATCATCCCTTACAGGTAAAACGACTGAACGGCTGTTATGTTAGCATGCATATCAAAGAGGCTCAAGCTAAAATTACTGTCTTTCGCGCAAACTAAATTTAATTGTCCTATACCCTACTATATTTTAACCGTTACTTCAAGTTCTAGATCTCCCTATCAAAGTTGCTGAATAAAATTCCTTGCTTGCTATAATTACAATTTATCTTGAGCTTACTTTATAGTGAAAAAGATTTCAGTTTTAGGATCCACAGGAAGTATAGGAAAAAAAACTGCAGATTTATTATTAAAGAGAAAAAAAGAATACCAAGTAGAAGCATTGAGCGCTCACTCAAATTTTGCTCTACTGGCCAGCCAAGCAAAACTGCTGGGTGCAAAATATGTTACTATCTCAGATGAAAGGTTCTACAAAGACCTCAAAGAAAATTTACTCGATACAAACATCAAAATAGAAGTAGGCAGCGAAGGTTTAGCAAATATTGCTTCTCTACCTGTTGATCTTTCAGTTGTTGCAATAGTTGGCATCGCAGGTCTTGAACCAGTTATGCGTGTCATAGAAAGTGGCACTAGAATTATTGCACTGGCAAACAAAGAAAGTATCGTTTGTGGTGGAAAATTATTACTACAAAAAGCCAAAGAGAAAAA
It contains:
- the radA gene encoding DNA repair protein RadA, translated to MKTIYVCQTCGHTTGRWVGRCIACDSWDTVVEEIVVKTDKKNISAPILMKALSNSEIITPERFLTGIEELDRVFGGGIVQGASILIGGEPGIGKSTLLLRIAANLTKSSSFECLYVSGEESLEQVSLRAKRLKINEPKIKLLSTVSSTDVITAVKENKNIKFLIIDSIQTMYDSRVTSAPGTVTQVRTCAHELTVLAKQYGVSLLIVGHITKDGQIAGPKTLEHMVDTVLYFEGENSNQYRILRTIKNRFGPANEIGVFEMSKSGLAPVDNPSSLFLMGNGTHDREVVGSAVFAGIEGSRPILMEVQALIAGTNMATPRRAVVGWDINRLAMIIAVLNARCKIFLHDKEVYLNIAGGLKIQEPSADLAVAASLISSVVNLPLPASSIICGEVALSGEIRNVAHADLRLKEAQKLGFKKAIMPQNGNYSSHDIEIIKLGHVKELRKIFS
- the pyrF gene encoding orotidine-5'-phosphate decarboxylase, which encodes MNPIICALDTQDLNKAVSLANILRNKISMIKLGLEFFAANGLLGVEEVAKCNVPIFLDLKLHDIPNTVAKTVEVIKDLSVEMLTLHVCGGIEMLKRALNTVQDTKIKLIGVTVLTSMSNEDLSELGIERKVKSQVILFAKLAKEAGLHGIVCSVLEAQEVRKECGKDFKIITPGIRIDPYHDDQKRTATPKEAITLGADYIVIGRPITKSDDPVSSAELILDSL
- the tnpA gene encoding IS200/IS605 family transposase — its product is MLRTKYRYRILTGQIAVRAREIIREVCTANYIDIVSGNVTPDHVHMLISMSRSMALSKLVQYIKGKSSRKLFQEFELLRKRYWGQHLWARGYFAVAVGNVNATDVQKYIKEQGTHHKSNDFNISEF